The Quercus lobata isolate SW786 chromosome 9, ValleyOak3.0 Primary Assembly, whole genome shotgun sequence region tttccttcgttTTGCTCTGTTTACTCAGAGAGGTCCAATAGGGTTGCTCTGTTTttcccagtggaactcgagtttcatagactcgagttccactggaaatttttttttcttcgttttGCTCTGTTTACTCAGAGAGGTCCAATAGGGTGCtctgttttgctctgttttttccagtggaactcgagtttcatagactcgagttccactggaaaaaatttttttattggttttgcTCTGTTTACTCAGAGAGGTCCAAGAGGGTTGCTTTGTTTTCCTCTGTTTTTTCcagtagaactcgagtttcatagactcgagttctatggaattttttttttttttttttgctctgttttCCTCTGCTCATTCCAGGAATCATTGactggggaatttttttttcttttttcctggtTATGCAGACAAACCAGAAACTGAAACGTGTGCATGCACCTGGTGAGAAGCAAAGATAGACAAACTACGAATATAATCCATAAACACTTATTTAGAGGCAAAGAAGCTGAGAATGTAAATACATGTAGATTACATCAAACGAAACTACTGAAACTTCTACGCTCTCTGTATAAACATGGTTTTACAATGCAAAATGCAGTTACATCGCAAGAAAAGGCATTCTCAATATCAACATTCTAAACATGCCCAACCACGCATAATTTGCAGTTCTAACCATACTACTGAAATCACAATCTTCATAGGCATACATTGAATAGAGATTTACAAGCACattcaacaaaaaccaaaaagttcaCATAGAGCCAATACAACGTAGTCACTTTTCCTAACATCGGTTGTCCACACAACAAAAACATCGTCCTTGGAAGCATGCCTGAAAAACGTAGAGTAATCACATTAGGAGAAAAGATAGTAAACATTAGGTCAACATGGAATGAACAACAAATATTTAACCGATGCATAAGTATTTGCCATCTACCTACCTAGTGTGGAACATGACTGCTTGTGGAAGCGCCATGGGACTGCGGACATTTTCTGCGGTTATGCCCGGAAGCATGACACAGTCCACATGTCTGCTTGGGCTAACTCTCTATCAAATCTGCATCCTCCCTCCGCCATCTCGGTTCTCGATCCTTATTCCTCACTCCATCCATCTCATTCCTTATTCTCGACTTCACTGGTCGACCTTTGGCCCGCAACAATGCTAGATTAGGCAACCACTTTGGCCCTATGGGATCCCTCCACAAGGCCGGAGACTTAGGAACCACAAATGCATGCTCATAAGTGTTAATGGCATTGTTCAAACCATAACACGGGTGAATATATGTGGTCGaatcaatatttaaatagtCACATACTCTGATTGCATGTGAACACGGGATCCCTATGTTTTGCCATTTCCCACAACTGCATGTTCTTTCCAGTAACCGAACTTCATAACTGTGGTTTCCCCCTCCTGCACTACACGTGTTGAGTTGGGTAACTATTTGAAATATCAGCTCTTCATTGTTAAATGGCTTGAGATAATGTTTCTCAGATTTACTCTTATTCTCATCCCACTTGGAGAAGGCATATTTACTCCATTTCTTACCCTCTGATAACTCAAAAAGGTATTCTTTGCGACGGTCGTGGAAATAACTGACAAGTTTGTTCCAAGTGAACTCAACCAACGCGGCAATAGGAAGGCCCCGTGCACCTTTCAATACACCATTGAAGCATTCTGAtatattggttgtcattgccccaaAACGTCTCccaccatcatgtgactggGTCCACATATCCACAGACTCGCTCATTAGGTATGTGTATGGAAgataatcttgattcttttcCTTGCCATCCTTCCCCGTCAACTTCTTCTTATTTCTAATGGCCTCAATTTTCGCCTGCTTAATGGTCTCCATTATGGAGGTAAATTTCACTGCCTGACTAGCATATCCGGCTTTCAAAGCCGCTGACTTCAGAGTCGAGTTCTGAAAATGTGTGTTaaagttgctagcaacatgtcgaaggcaatatctATGAAATACCAGTGCTCTTCCATCATCCCTTCTAGGCTAGTTTGCAATGGCGTTTTTGATACCGAGATGTCGGTCAGAAATTATGCAAATGCCTTTGTAAGGTATCACGCGGCCAATCGCATCTCTGAGGCATTGTAAAAACCACCTCCAACTAGACCCTGACTCAGAATCCACAATAGCAAAGGCAAGAGGGAATACCTTGTTGTTAGCGTTGGTTGCCATTGCAACCAACAACTTTCCCTGATATTTACCATACAGATGGGTCCCATCAATACTGATAACCGGCTTGCAATATTTGAATCCATCAATGCTTGGACCAAAAGACCAAAacacataattcaaaaatactGTGTCATCTTCACCGGTGGATGTGGTACGATAGAACACCTGCGTAGTCGGATCCTGATCAATATATGCCATTAGCAACTTCTgcaacctttggtaagactctTCCCAATTCTCAAACATCTTCCCAATCGCCTTTTGTTTCGCATCCCACACCTTGTAGTAAGAAGGCTTTTGTCCCTCATATTTCGACTCTATCATAGATCTGAGATGCTTAATTAGGGTAGCGTGATCCTCACATAACTTCTTAAGGATGTCATCTGCAATAAATTTACAACTCATCATTCTACCATCATTTCGCACCCCAGTCCATATACACGTGTGAGGACCCTTGTACACGGTGACCATCCATAGATTGTGGAACTTGGGCTTCATGACTACGCAGACATACCACGTGCATGACTCATCAACGCATTTCGCACAAAGTTTTGTCATGGTTGACCTACTGATcataaaatgtttgttttccttAAGGGCACACTTTGTTAATACGCGTTGCACCTCCATTTTATTGGCAAAAGTCAAGCCTTTGCACAAAT contains the following coding sequences:
- the LOC115961557 gene encoding uncharacterized protein LOC115961557, whose product is METIKQAKIEAIRNKKKLTGKDGKEKNQDYLPYTYLMSESVDMWTQSHDGGRRFGAMTTNISECFNGVLKGARGLPIAALVEFTWNKLVSYFHDRRKEYLFELSEGKKWSKYAFSKWDENKSKSEKHYLKPFNNEELIFQIVTQLNTCSAGGGNHSYEVRLLERTCSCGKWQNIGIPCSHAIRVCDYLNIDSTTYIHPCYGLNNAINTYEHAFVVPKSPALWRDPIGPKWLPNLALLRAKGRPVKSRIRNEMDGVRNKDREPRWRREDADLIES
- the LOC115961558 gene encoding uncharacterized protein LOC115961558, with the protein product MVIVIVEVTKLQTINNAYKRLAGHEYADISGDLGVDAGMFTMPEIDIIIYHGGPLKNANANKGLPFEGPGIKTYYTQIDRRLKTLDELKMMVMEELCKNPAVHNIHITYRMPNEILKHRINYKYMAIEADKHVKIMFDKLERIPEVTNIELYIQLEPRAEDEDEDDDYVDENIVINGEDFGDRDEIEDMIEQGDFRDFERDIDDDETLDGSQPDAYNVLSVQNITDTIPVYSLPALSFSENTWENLFDPSHIETPFVSSWREGMNLCKGLTFANKMEVQRVLTKCALKENKHFMISRSTMTKLCAKCVDESCTWYVCVVMKPKFHNLWMVTVYKGPHTCIWTGVRNDGRMMSCKFIADDILKKLCEDHATLIKHLRSMIESKYEGQKPSYYKVWDAKQKAIGKMFENWEESYQRLQKLLMAYIDQDPTTQVFYRTTSTGEDDTVFLNYVFWSFGPSIDGFKYCKPVISIDGTHLYGKYQGKLLVAMATNANNKVFPLAFAIVDSESGSSWRWFLQCLRDAIGRVIPYKGICIISDRHLGIKNAIAN